The following are from one region of the Bacteroidota bacterium genome:
- a CDS encoding endonuclease/exonuclease/phosphatase family protein: MINKIAPLLFLAVITGCTSEQNENAAQDAGQEFRVITYNVWYGFTKAPDRKARWIQWMQHQQPDVVSLQELNEYTPEKLAEDAKLWGHQYSELLKEDGFPTGVTSKYPIEDIHRLREGFQHGLLRVKIEGMYFYIIHLHHGDWEVRNREIDLILADIQKLPVDARILLAGDFNTFSPDDSVYYAHGRLEAFFSERYKAFNEPNLRDGMLDYGAVQKLLDQGFADLEVGMRPEDYTFTGSYPTLIEKEGEHGDQRRLDYVFANQVLADQVKQSYIVADDTTQTLSDHLPVVVDFSF, translated from the coding sequence ATGATTAATAAAATTGCGCCACTCCTGTTTTTAGCTGTTATAACAGGCTGTACATCTGAGCAGAACGAAAATGCCGCACAGGATGCGGGTCAAGAATTCCGCGTGATCACCTACAACGTATGGTACGGGTTCACCAAAGCCCCTGACAGAAAAGCACGATGGATCCAGTGGATGCAGCATCAACAACCCGATGTAGTTTCTCTCCAGGAGCTCAATGAATACACGCCTGAAAAACTCGCCGAGGATGCTAAGCTGTGGGGGCATCAATACAGCGAATTGCTCAAAGAAGATGGATTTCCAACCGGCGTAACTTCAAAATACCCGATAGAGGATATACACAGGTTGAGGGAAGGATTTCAGCATGGCCTGTTAAGGGTTAAGATTGAAGGCATGTACTTTTATATAATCCACCTCCATCACGGCGACTGGGAAGTTCGAAACCGGGAAATCGATTTAATTTTAGCTGATATACAGAAATTACCAGTTGATGCCAGGATTCTCCTGGCCGGTGACTTCAATACCTTCTCACCTGACGACTCGGTCTATTATGCCCATGGCCGGTTGGAAGCTTTTTTTAGTGAACGGTATAAAGCCTTTAATGAGCCAAATCTTCGTGATGGGATGCTGGATTATGGGGCCGTTCAGAAGTTGCTAGATCAAGGCTTTGCTGATCTGGAAGTTGGAATGCGGCCGGAGGATTACACATTCACCGGCAGCTATCCTACCTTAATTGAAAAAGAAGGAGAACACGGTGATCAGAGAAGACTGGACTACGTCTTTGCAAATCAGGTATTGGCGGATCAGGTGAAACAGTCCTATATCGTGGCCGACGACACAACACAGACGTTATCTGATCACCTCCCTGTAGTGGTTGATTTTTCGTTTTAG
- a CDS encoding restriction endonuclease, producing MQVFVVRVDYGAHTQAFKDNGYAGIGWFEDALAEEEKKNKEKLRTAYELVYPDHKPGRSAQNVSQIYRFLNAVEDGDVVLTPYNDSRMIAGRVVGKSYAQTDTSSPYTHRIKVKWNKQILNRKDFSIPLQNTLRSMLTVFRVNQIGEVCQAAGFPYDGDDAISVARKKVKEQDYYEPIRNLLLELDDKEFEVLVSYLLQTMGFSPTKDPISTRGADGGTDFEGELNVQGIATIFLQVQVKRYKQTNKVQESAIRNFRGALKRDAHACFITLSSYSKKAKNSANDPDKVPIQLVNGDQFIDILTAQYDHVIDLLHTEDQDELANKLNFKKVLVPG from the coding sequence ATGCAGGTATTTGTGGTTAGGGTTGATTATGGGGCTCATACCCAGGCATTCAAAGACAATGGATATGCAGGTATCGGCTGGTTTGAGGATGCGCTGGCCGAAGAAGAGAAGAAGAATAAGGAAAAGCTGCGCACTGCGTACGAACTAGTTTACCCCGATCATAAACCTGGAAGGTCAGCACAAAATGTGAGTCAGATTTACCGCTTCTTGAATGCAGTTGAAGACGGTGATGTAGTTCTTACTCCATATAACGACAGCAGAATGATCGCCGGCCGTGTAGTAGGAAAATCATATGCCCAAACGGACACTTCTTCTCCCTATACCCATCGCATCAAGGTAAAATGGAATAAGCAGATCCTCAATCGTAAAGATTTTTCAATACCGCTCCAAAACACGCTCCGGAGTATGCTTACGGTTTTTCGTGTCAATCAGATCGGGGAAGTATGTCAGGCCGCCGGCTTCCCTTATGATGGTGACGACGCGATATCGGTCGCCCGCAAAAAAGTCAAGGAACAAGACTACTACGAACCCATCCGCAATTTACTTCTAGAGTTGGACGATAAGGAGTTTGAGGTCCTTGTAAGCTACCTTTTGCAGACTATGGGCTTTTCACCAACCAAAGACCCCATCAGTACAAGAGGTGCTGATGGCGGCACTGACTTCGAGGGAGAACTCAATGTACAAGGTATTGCAACTATCTTTCTTCAGGTCCAGGTAAAACGATATAAGCAAACCAACAAAGTGCAGGAAAGCGCCATCCGAAACTTTAGAGGTGCACTTAAACGTGACGCCCACGCCTGTTTTATCACATTGTCCAGTTATAGTAAAAAGGCCAAGAATAGCGCTAACGACCCGGACAAAGTACCCATTCAACTTGTCAACGGTGATCAATTTATAGACATTCTGACCGCACAATACGACCATGTAATCGATCTACTGCACACAGAGGACCAGGACGAACTAGCTAACAAGCTAAATTTCAAGAAAGTACTTGTCCCTGGATGA
- a CDS encoding AAA domain-containing protein, producing MRNLIERLDRYIDLEYDTSIKQVKEIWKKPLAERVSEGEAISDIDVISHDLAKLRVRCRLNISKFRIGSRLRIHQNNPADGISCEVLRDDGLELELKPGYRESFSGITGSGWILDNDYVDIRRILKEVLSELEHNKEMYQRFVQKLNGDLKPLLSRQKAEQVLSEARKKGFNAKQLKAYLAAYAAQNYYLIQGPPGTGKTWVLAHLAARLAQDGERVLITAFTHRAINNALVKTARTTGFDKICKVGQTTNATDLSWNGGSVANYEKFSLSPYSHEEKGLIVGGTCFAVRTRRLSDIEFDTVIFDEAGQVTLPLAFAGMLAGKRYIFIGDHKQMPPVVVAEHRDKQITKSIFESLFAHAPGTMLDTTYRMNKEINDFPSKQFYMGNLQTAASCANNQIKLNHAPDRFKAILNPQRPSVFVDLGHEKRGMRSSEEAILSAHLVKDMIAGGINPKEIAIIAPYRAQGRLIREQIRKLENGRIWLENIVVDTVERIQGQERDVILISLTTSDPSHAANRAEFFFQPNRLNVALTRPRKKRIVIGSSKVLNTKTGDKMLDNNIEIFKEFYASCSVINVRMRQAAEA from the coding sequence ATGAGAAACCTGATTGAACGACTCGATCGGTATATCGATCTGGAGTATGACACCAGTATTAAGCAGGTCAAAGAAATATGGAAAAAACCACTCGCAGAACGCGTTTCTGAAGGCGAAGCTATCTCCGACATTGATGTTATTTCTCATGATTTAGCAAAATTGCGAGTACGGTGCCGACTCAACATATCTAAATTCCGTATTGGCAGTAGACTCCGCATCCATCAAAATAATCCAGCCGATGGCATATCATGTGAAGTACTACGAGACGATGGGCTTGAATTGGAACTCAAACCAGGCTACAGAGAGAGTTTCTCAGGCATCACTGGATCTGGCTGGATACTTGACAACGATTACGTCGACATTCGCCGCATATTGAAAGAGGTGCTTAGCGAATTGGAGCATAACAAAGAGATGTACCAGCGTTTTGTACAGAAACTAAACGGCGACCTTAAGCCTTTGCTTAGCAGACAGAAAGCAGAACAAGTGTTATCTGAGGCTAGAAAAAAAGGATTTAATGCAAAGCAGTTGAAAGCTTACTTAGCAGCATATGCTGCTCAGAATTACTATCTGATTCAGGGCCCCCCCGGTACAGGTAAAACCTGGGTACTTGCCCATCTCGCTGCGAGGCTTGCCCAAGATGGCGAACGAGTACTGATCACTGCTTTCACTCATCGTGCAATCAACAACGCTCTGGTCAAAACTGCTAGAACTACGGGATTCGATAAGATCTGTAAAGTTGGGCAGACCACTAACGCTACAGACTTGTCATGGAATGGTGGGTCCGTTGCAAATTATGAGAAATTTTCATTATCCCCTTACTCACATGAAGAAAAGGGATTAATCGTGGGAGGAACCTGTTTCGCAGTACGGACACGCAGACTATCGGACATAGAATTTGACACCGTAATCTTCGATGAAGCCGGCCAAGTAACCCTCCCTCTTGCTTTCGCAGGTATGCTTGCCGGCAAACGCTATATCTTCATCGGCGATCATAAGCAAATGCCGCCCGTTGTTGTAGCAGAGCACAGAGATAAACAAATTACGAAATCGATCTTTGAGTCATTGTTTGCCCATGCCCCTGGTACAATGCTGGACACGACATATCGTATGAACAAGGAGATAAATGACTTTCCAAGTAAACAATTCTATATGGGCAACCTGCAAACGGCAGCCTCATGCGCGAACAATCAAATCAAACTAAATCATGCACCTGACCGATTCAAAGCAATACTCAATCCACAACGACCTAGCGTATTTGTAGACCTTGGTCACGAAAAGCGTGGGATGCGATCCTCTGAGGAAGCGATATTGTCGGCGCATCTAGTGAAGGACATGATCGCCGGCGGTATCAATCCTAAGGAAATCGCTATCATCGCACCGTATCGCGCACAGGGCAGACTGATTAGAGAACAGATAAGAAAACTAGAAAATGGACGAATTTGGCTTGAAAATATTGTAGTTGATACTGTGGAGCGTATTCAGGGCCAAGAACGCGATGTCATACTTATTTCACTAACAACGAGCGACCCGTCTCATGCTGCAAACAGGGCCGAATTTTTCTTTCAACCAAATCGGTTAAACGTGGCGCTTACTCGTCCGCGCAAAAAACGAATTGTAATCGGAAGCAGTAAAGTGCTTAACACAAAGACTGGGGATAAAATGCTAGATAACAACATCGAAATTTTCAAAGAATTCTATGCATCTTGTTCAGTAATAAATGTGCGCATGCGACAAGCGGCAGAAGCTTGA
- a CDS encoding DEAD/DEAH box helicase family protein encodes MSKRDLSEIDICDRYITPALHKAGWSLEQIRREYPISPGRIHAQGAVYKRGTPRRADYLLFYKNNLPLAVIEAKDNKHTVGHGIQQAVAYGDMLDVPFVYSSNGDAFLERDVTGPGGVQEKQIGLDAFPSPETLWQRYQRFKGITEEQTEAIEEEYYTELDGKEPRYYQRIAINRVVEAVARGDKRLLLVMATGTGKTFTAFQIMWRLKEAGQVNRILFLADRNILVDQAKTNDFRPFGDIVTKFSRQNVDKSFEIFLALYQSLTGPNEADKAYRKFSKDFFDLIVIDECHRGSAKEDSEWREILEYFDSAVQLGLTATPKETKYVSNIDYFGKPVYTYSLKQGIDDGFLAPYRVIRINLDRDLEGWRPEKGRLDINGNPIEDRIYNRKDFDRTLVIEERTLLVAHKVSEYLKKTDRYAKTIVFCIDIKHADRMRHALVNENGDKVAENGNYVMKITGDDMEGKRELDTFIDPESTYPTIVTTSKLLTTGVDAQTCKVIVLDSNIGSMTEFKQIIGRGTRIREDYGKHSFTIIDFRGVTNLFADPDFDGEPVQIYIPGREDPITPPEPDPVDTSESESEDEDGRQYKYHVDNVEVKVVNERVQYYGPDGKLITESLRDYSRKNLRKSFASLDDFLQHWSSAQKKETLLAELLDKGIFYEALAEEVGKDLGPFDLICHVAYDQPALTRQERAENVRKRNYFAKYGDQARQVLEALLDKYADQGVEQIEKMEVLKVHPISQLGSPIEIVRHFGGKKQFLQAVRELEREIYTLAS; translated from the coding sequence ATGTCCAAGAGGGATCTATCAGAAATAGATATCTGTGACCGTTATATCACGCCGGCACTACATAAGGCCGGCTGGTCGTTAGAACAGATCCGCCGCGAATACCCCATTTCTCCAGGCCGTATCCACGCCCAGGGTGCAGTTTACAAACGAGGAACACCGCGCCGGGCCGACTACCTGCTGTTCTACAAAAACAACCTCCCTTTGGCCGTTATCGAGGCGAAGGATAATAAGCATACTGTGGGTCACGGCATCCAACAAGCCGTCGCCTACGGGGATATGCTTGACGTTCCATTTGTTTATTCTTCCAACGGCGACGCCTTTTTGGAGCGCGATGTTACAGGCCCTGGAGGCGTCCAGGAGAAACAGATCGGGCTTGATGCGTTCCCCTCTCCGGAAACACTCTGGCAGCGTTACCAGCGTTTTAAGGGCATTACAGAGGAGCAGACAGAGGCTATCGAGGAAGAGTATTACACCGAACTGGACGGCAAAGAACCGAGGTACTACCAGCGAATTGCCATCAACCGAGTTGTCGAAGCGGTAGCACGTGGCGATAAAAGGTTGCTGCTCGTTATGGCAACCGGTACAGGAAAAACATTCACGGCTTTTCAGATCATGTGGCGGCTCAAGGAGGCCGGCCAAGTTAACCGCATCCTCTTCCTGGCTGACCGTAATATCCTGGTCGATCAAGCCAAAACAAATGATTTCCGGCCGTTCGGTGATATCGTCACAAAGTTCAGCCGGCAGAACGTTGATAAATCGTTCGAAATATTCCTGGCGCTTTACCAGTCGCTGACTGGCCCCAATGAAGCAGACAAAGCCTACAGAAAGTTTTCGAAGGATTTCTTCGACCTGATAGTAATCGACGAGTGCCACCGAGGCAGCGCAAAAGAGGATTCAGAATGGCGAGAAATCCTGGAGTACTTTGATTCAGCCGTCCAGCTTGGTCTAACCGCAACCCCAAAAGAGACGAAGTACGTTTCTAACATCGACTACTTCGGAAAGCCCGTCTATACCTACTCCCTTAAACAGGGCATCGACGACGGCTTCCTGGCTCCGTACCGTGTCATCCGAATCAATCTCGACCGAGACCTGGAGGGCTGGAGACCAGAAAAAGGCCGGCTCGATATTAACGGTAATCCCATCGAAGACAGGATCTACAATCGGAAAGACTTTGATAGAACGCTCGTGATCGAGGAACGCACCCTTTTGGTTGCCCATAAGGTCTCGGAGTATCTAAAAAAAACAGACAGGTATGCCAAAACCATTGTCTTCTGCATCGATATCAAACACGCTGACCGGATGCGACATGCGTTAGTCAATGAGAACGGAGACAAAGTTGCAGAGAACGGTAACTATGTGATGAAGATCACCGGTGACGATATGGAGGGTAAACGCGAGCTAGATACCTTCATTGATCCGGAAAGCACGTACCCGACCATCGTTACCACCTCGAAGCTATTAACAACGGGTGTTGATGCGCAGACTTGTAAAGTGATTGTGCTAGACTCAAATATTGGGTCTATGACAGAGTTTAAGCAGATTATAGGACGGGGTACACGCATCCGGGAAGATTACGGTAAACATAGTTTCACCATCATCGACTTCCGGGGCGTGACAAACCTGTTTGCCGATCCAGATTTTGACGGTGAACCCGTTCAGATTTACATACCGGGACGTGAGGACCCGATCACCCCTCCAGAACCAGATCCCGTTGATACCAGCGAATCTGAAAGTGAAGATGAGGATGGCCGGCAGTACAAATACCACGTAGATAATGTAGAAGTAAAAGTGGTGAACGAGCGGGTTCAATACTACGGCCCAGACGGCAAATTGATAACCGAGTCACTGCGCGACTATTCCCGCAAAAACCTGCGTAAATCCTTTGCGTCACTGGATGACTTCCTGCAACATTGGAGCAGCGCCCAGAAAAAGGAAACGTTATTGGCCGAGTTACTGGATAAGGGTATTTTTTATGAGGCACTAGCAGAGGAAGTAGGTAAAGATCTAGGCCCCTTTGATTTGATCTGTCATGTGGCATACGATCAGCCGGCTCTCACACGTCAAGAACGGGCCGAGAATGTGCGCAAGCGCAACTACTTCGCCAAGTATGGAGATCAAGCTCGTCAAGTGCTAGAAGCACTCCTGGACAAGTATGCGGATCAAGGAGTAGAACAGATAGAAAAAATGGAAGTCCTGAAAGTTCACCCTATTAGCCAGTTGGGTTCACCCATTGAAATAGTACGGCACTTCGGCGGCAAAAAGCAGTTTCTTCAGGCCGTCCGAGAACTGGAGCGGGAAATTTACACTTTAGCGAGTTAA
- a CDS encoding dipeptidase, with protein sequence MNYTLPSYRLVLFLLILVLIGCESPDNLSAQAIPDVEDESALIERARGIHERVITLDTHVDFRPSNFTDARNYTMDLPTQVTLPKMEAGGLDVAWMVVYVGQGPLHEEGYAQAYQDAMDKFNAIHWLAGEKAPDRIEIAYTSDDVRRIAASGKKVAMICLENSYQVGLDLDNIKKFHDLGARYMSLAHNGHNQFSDSHTGERVGGWMHNGLSDLGRQAVAEMNKWGIMIDISHPSKAANMEVFELTRAPVMASHSSARALSDVSRNLDDEQLMALKENGGVIQTVAFTGYVDIEKSNRYRAGQDSLRRAIADEMGIELVASRGALFRMSQEEREAYNQRTAPVEEAFEAQKEELDVSPVDVADFVDHIDYLVEKIGIDHVGISSDFDGGGGIEGWDDASETFNVTLELVRRGYTEEQIEKIWSGNLLRVLDEVQRIAKEIQAEG encoded by the coding sequence ATGAATTACACATTACCCTCTTACAGGTTGGTACTCTTTCTTTTGATACTCGTGCTGATCGGCTGTGAGTCGCCAGATAACCTTTCAGCCCAAGCAATTCCAGACGTAGAAGATGAGTCAGCACTCATTGAACGCGCCCGTGGCATCCATGAGCGGGTTATTACCCTCGACACACACGTAGACTTCAGGCCCTCAAATTTCACCGACGCACGCAACTATACCATGGATCTGCCCACGCAGGTAACGCTGCCAAAAATGGAAGCAGGGGGATTGGACGTTGCCTGGATGGTGGTATATGTTGGTCAGGGGCCGTTACACGAAGAAGGCTATGCGCAGGCTTACCAAGATGCCATGGATAAATTCAACGCCATCCATTGGCTTGCTGGAGAAAAAGCACCTGATCGCATTGAAATCGCCTATACCTCTGATGACGTACGCCGGATTGCAGCCTCAGGAAAAAAGGTCGCGATGATCTGCCTTGAGAATTCTTACCAGGTGGGCCTTGATCTCGATAACATCAAGAAATTTCATGATCTTGGTGCGCGTTATATGTCGCTGGCGCACAATGGGCACAACCAATTCTCAGACTCCCATACAGGAGAGCGTGTAGGCGGATGGATGCACAATGGATTGAGCGACCTGGGCCGGCAGGCGGTAGCTGAGATGAACAAATGGGGGATCATGATCGACATCTCCCATCCCTCCAAGGCGGCAAACATGGAAGTGTTTGAGCTGACACGCGCCCCCGTTATGGCGTCACACTCATCAGCGCGCGCCTTGAGCGATGTAAGCCGCAATCTGGACGACGAACAGTTGATGGCCCTGAAAGAAAACGGCGGCGTCATCCAAACCGTTGCCTTCACGGGGTATGTAGATATAGAGAAAAGTAATCGCTACCGGGCCGGGCAAGACTCCTTGCGCAGGGCCATTGCAGATGAGATGGGTATTGAGCTTGTCGCTAGCCGTGGTGCGTTGTTCCGCATGTCACAAGAAGAGCGGGAAGCATACAACCAGCGCACAGCACCAGTGGAGGAAGCGTTTGAGGCGCAAAAAGAAGAGCTCGATGTATCCCCAGTCGACGTAGCTGATTTTGTTGACCACATCGATTACCTCGTCGAAAAAATTGGTATCGATCACGTAGGGATCTCCTCAGACTTTGATGGCGGCGGCGGCATTGAAGGTTGGGACGATGCCTCAGAGACCTTCAACGTCACCCTCGAACTCGTGCGCAGAGGGTACACAGAAGAGCAGATCGAAAAAATCTGGAGCGGTAACCTGCTCCGCGTCCTCGATGAAGTACAACGGATCGCAAAGGAGATTCAGGCTGAGGGGTAA
- a CDS encoding sulfatase, with amino-acid sequence MNRFHQYLLIIITLVFFSGCETTPEKQQPNIIFVFTDDHAPHAVGAYGGPLAAVDPTPNMDRLAAEGMLFRNAFVTNSICAPSRAVILTGLHSHLNSVPTNREPFDSTQVTFPKLLQQAGYQTAMIGKWHLKTQPTGFDHWEVLPGQGNYYNPDFRTPEGRIQETGYVTDIITDKVLDWLQMGRDKSKPFMVMYQHKAPHRRWSPGTDHLTTFDDIEMPEPATLFDDYEGRTSAAKTQEMEIGRHMDYNWDLKVRQRPDPNRMGLHERAEELYFRMNETQRAAWDASYEPKNQQMLDENPTGDALLRWKYQRYIKDYLRVIRSVDDNLGRLLDYLEESGLDENTVVIYNSDQGFYLGDHGWFDKRWMYEESLKTPLIVRWPGVVEAGSENTDLVQNLDLAQTFLGIADVAEEDAMQGTSLVPLLKGETPADWRDAIYYQYYEYPGPHMVERHYGVRTDQHKLIHYYNIDEWELFDLSADPDELQSVYDDPTYAEVREDLHQRLSDLRVHYRVPEDDPVQ; translated from the coding sequence GTGAACAGATTCCACCAATACCTGCTCATCATCATCACCTTGGTCTTCTTTTCAGGATGTGAAACAACGCCAGAGAAGCAACAGCCCAACATCATTTTTGTCTTCACTGATGACCACGCACCCCACGCCGTCGGTGCCTATGGCGGGCCCCTGGCAGCTGTAGATCCGACGCCCAACATGGACCGCCTGGCGGCGGAAGGCATGCTGTTCCGCAATGCGTTTGTCACCAACTCGATCTGCGCGCCAAGCCGCGCCGTCATTCTGACGGGGCTGCACAGCCACCTGAACAGCGTCCCAACCAACCGCGAGCCTTTTGACTCTACCCAGGTGACTTTCCCAAAACTGCTCCAGCAGGCCGGCTACCAGACCGCCATGATCGGGAAATGGCACTTAAAAACGCAACCCACAGGATTTGATCATTGGGAAGTCCTTCCGGGACAGGGCAACTACTACAATCCCGACTTCCGAACCCCCGAAGGCCGGATACAGGAAACAGGGTATGTAACTGATATCATTACCGACAAAGTACTGGACTGGCTGCAAATGGGCCGGGATAAGTCGAAGCCGTTTATGGTGATGTACCAGCACAAAGCCCCGCATCGGCGGTGGTCGCCAGGAACAGATCACCTGACCACCTTCGATGATATCGAAATGCCAGAGCCGGCTACCTTGTTTGATGATTATGAAGGCCGCACCTCAGCTGCCAAAACCCAGGAAATGGAAATTGGCCGGCACATGGACTACAACTGGGACCTGAAAGTACGCCAACGCCCGGACCCCAATCGGATGGGACTGCACGAACGGGCAGAAGAACTATACTTCCGGATGAACGAAACGCAGCGCGCCGCATGGGATGCCAGCTATGAGCCCAAAAACCAACAAATGCTGGATGAAAACCCAACGGGTGATGCGCTACTTCGGTGGAAATACCAGCGGTACATCAAAGATTATTTACGCGTGATCCGTTCGGTAGACGACAACCTCGGCCGGCTACTGGATTACCTCGAAGAGAGCGGTCTCGATGAAAACACCGTGGTCATCTACAACTCCGACCAGGGATTCTATCTAGGTGATCACGGCTGGTTCGATAAGCGGTGGATGTACGAAGAGTCGCTAAAAACCCCGTTGATTGTCCGCTGGCCGGGCGTAGTGGAGGCCGGCAGCGAAAACACAGACCTGGTGCAGAACCTGGATCTGGCGCAAACTTTCCTCGGCATTGCTGATGTGGCGGAAGAAGACGCGATGCAGGGCACGAGCCTTGTGCCGCTCCTGAAAGGCGAGACGCCGGCAGATTGGCGGGATGCGATCTATTACCAGTATTACGAGTACCCCGGTCCCCACATGGTCGAACGCCACTACGGCGTCCGCACAGACCAGCACAAGCTCATCCACTACTACAATATCGACGAATGGGAGCTATTTGACCTATCCGCCGACCCGGATGAGTTGCAGAGTGTCTACGACGACCCAACCTACGCCGAAGTGCGCGAGGACCTGCATCAAAGGCTATCCGATTTACGTGTGCACTATCGGGTGCCTGAGGATGACCCGGTGCAGTAA
- a CDS encoding class I SAM-dependent DNA methyltransferase, giving the protein MSLSPTVKSIQDIMRQDAGVDGDAQRISQLVWMLFLKIFDTKEEEYEMMEEGYRSPIPETLRWRSWAADDEGITGDSLLDFINNELFPGLKEVQTTDQRGLVVRSIFEDSYNYMKSGTLLRQVANKINEIDFVSSKERHHFNDIYEKILKDLQSAGNSGEYYTPRAVTRFMVEMTDPKLGDTVFDPACGTGGFLVDTIEHLRRKGIKSVDERAQLQRMIRGVEKKPLPHMLCLTNLILHDVEVPNVKRDNSLAAPLRSYGPGDQVNIIVTNPPFGGTEEPGIENNFPEAYRTRETADLFLVLIMRLLRPAGRSAIVLPDGALFGEGTKTRIKEKLLEECNLHTIVRLPKGVFAPYTSINTNLLFFTKGEPTTEIWYYEHPYPKGYKSYSKTKPIRIDEFEPEKAWWDNREESEYAWRVSIDEIKQRDYNLDIKNPNTEDDGPGDPDTLLAKYELIQAGVKQTREALKKELMEALG; this is encoded by the coding sequence GTGTCTCTTTCGCCTACTGTAAAATCTATCCAGGACATTATGCGGCAAGACGCCGGCGTGGACGGCGATGCTCAGCGCATTTCACAACTGGTCTGGATGCTGTTTCTCAAGATCTTCGATACAAAGGAAGAAGAATATGAAATGATGGAGGAGGGCTACCGCTCCCCCATCCCCGAGACGCTACGCTGGAGAAGTTGGGCGGCTGACGATGAAGGCATAACGGGCGACTCGCTCCTGGACTTCATCAACAACGAGCTTTTTCCAGGACTGAAAGAAGTCCAAACCACTGATCAACGCGGGCTGGTAGTACGGAGCATTTTCGAGGATTCGTATAACTACATGAAGTCGGGCACCCTCCTCCGGCAGGTTGCGAACAAGATCAACGAAATCGACTTCGTCTCCTCAAAAGAGCGACACCACTTTAACGACATTTACGAGAAGATCCTCAAAGACCTCCAGAGTGCCGGCAATTCTGGCGAATACTACACGCCGCGTGCTGTAACCCGGTTTATGGTGGAGATGACAGACCCGAAGCTGGGAGACACGGTCTTCGATCCCGCATGCGGTACGGGTGGCTTCCTGGTAGATACCATCGAACATTTGAGGCGTAAAGGTATCAAGTCGGTCGATGAACGTGCGCAACTCCAGCGTATGATCCGAGGTGTGGAAAAGAAGCCGTTGCCCCATATGCTGTGCCTGACGAACCTCATCCTTCACGACGTCGAAGTACCCAATGTAAAGCGGGATAACTCGCTGGCGGCTCCACTGCGTTCTTATGGCCCCGGAGATCAAGTAAACATCATTGTTACCAATCCTCCCTTTGGTGGTACAGAAGAACCGGGTATTGAAAACAATTTCCCCGAAGCATACCGCACCCGAGAAACCGCTGACCTTTTTCTGGTGCTGATTATGCGTCTGCTCAGGCCGGCCGGCCGATCCGCCATTGTATTACCGGATGGGGCATTGTTTGGAGAAGGCACTAAAACGCGCATCAAAGAGAAACTGCTGGAAGAGTGCAACCTGCATACCATCGTGCGCCTACCTAAAGGTGTATTTGCGCCGTACACGAGCATTAATACCAACCTACTGTTCTTCACCAAAGGAGAACCGACAACCGAGATCTGGTACTACGAGCACCCTTATCCGAAAGGGTATAAAAGCTACTCGAAGACGAAACCGATACGCATCGATGAATTTGAGCCGGAAAAAGCGTGGTGGGACAACCGTGAAGAGAGCGAGTACGCATGGCGGGTATCCATCGACGAGATCAAGCAGCGTGACTATAACCTGGACATCAAGAACCCGAACACCGAAGATGACGGCCCCGGCGATCCGGACACCCTGTTGGCAAAATATGAGCTGATCCAGGCCGGCGTGAAGCAGACCCGTGAAGCGCTCAAAAAGGAATTGATGGAGGCGCTTGGATGA